The following nucleotide sequence is from Leopardus geoffroyi isolate Oge1 chromosome A1, O.geoffroyi_Oge1_pat1.0, whole genome shotgun sequence.
GGTCTAAagctgaaacattaaaaattagtaaataatgcCCAGAAAATGAAGTGGTATTATATACCTAAAGGTACATACTTTATTATACACAAAACAGGCAATCCAGACTCCACCAAATCTTACTTCTAATTAATCATtttggttacatttttaaaacacacactttaagaaattaaatgatgGAAATTAGTATACAAATGATGTTTACTTAGCCAGACTGTATCTGATCCACAGCAAATCTTAAGAAGTAGCACTATCAAGCCCTTTCAACTGATCTACACACCTTTGGCCTCTGCTGCCCAATTTGATGCTAtagttcagaggaaaaaaaggtttaagttgaacattttctctttgaaaaatataggTTAATGGGTCAATCAATAATTTGTCTGTTACTTTCATGCAAAAGGTCTCTCTCATCTTTGCTTTTGATTCATGAACCAATTTCTACAACAGATCTCAGAGGCAGAcaatgaaaatttgttttaaccCCATGAAGTTGTGCTTGATAGTGAAGGTGGAGATGAATTTATACAGCCTATGTTATGAATCCTATTGGACCATCTGaaataatacttaattttaattctaaaaattaaattagcttACATAAGTAGTATTATAAGGCATTAAATGTAATTAAGGCATGTTACTACAAGTAACACAGCAACAACTTATCACAGTATGTGAGGATTTAATTCCTAAATAATGCTAATCTGTATAACACTTTTCATTAAAGAATTACAAAAGTGCTTTCAAATAACAGAGGCAAATATAGTCACttaaaaaacagaagcagaggcaccaagctttaagagacaaagatcACTTTTAGGTCTTGACCTAATCCAGTGTTCCAGGGACCAAATGGCAACTTCCCAACCATACACATTATTTTACGGgcttataaaagttattttgcctaatatatttaatattaacaaCCTTAAGCcaaaaaataattacttgaaaaataaaacttaaacataaCCAGtcttgaatataaaaaatgatacattttccAAGTTAAGAACTTCCTAGACccatatttaaattcatttctgcTTTAAGCATTGATACAAGATATATGGATTTACAACTCTCAATATCAATGACCAACTGTAGGAATTTCATACTCAATCTATTTATAAATGGCTCCAAAAAAGggtgaaaaacaaaagcatcttCATCCTCCTTAACTTCTGCCTTTAAAGTGGTTATTGAATAGAATTGATTCATCACACTCCAGATTCACGTGATCATTAACACTGTAAATATGAGCTCACTGCTATGTTTTGTGTTGAGCAGCAGGTGACTGAGAATCTTGACTATATAGTTTATGATCATGTTGGCCAAAGGGTATTCCCTTAGTTGGACcaattccattttccatttctctctgttGTGATGGAGGTGTGACTCCTGAATGCAAATGTGAGGAGGAATCCACTGTTGAATGATGACTAACATCCACTTTAGCTAAAATTTCATAATACAGCAAATAAAATACTGGAGTTATTATACCTACTATCAACATTATCACTACGGCTGTCCACCACCCTATTCCCCAGTCTGCTCCATAATAAGGATCCTTACGTTGAATGTTTTTGTTATCAGGTTCAAAACGTATTTGTTGTGCTGTTAAAGCAGATACCACCTCATTAAGGTTCTCTCTTTTGGTGTCTGTACATTTTACTATTTGTTCTATGTCTCGgtctacttcttttaaaaagctaccaGCTGACTCactggaagaaagagaatcatTAGGTGGCAAAATTTCCTGTTGTTCTGGAACATACTGGACAGATGACGGACGTGAAGCCTGTCTTCCTTTTGG
It contains:
- the LYSMD3 gene encoding lysM and putative peptidoglycan-binding domain-containing protein 3, yielding MAGRHQNRSFPLPGVHSSGQVHAFGNCTDSDMLEEDAEVYELRSRGKEKIRRSTSRDRLDDIIVLTKDIQEGDTLNAIALQYCCTVADIKRVNNLISDQDFFALRSIKIPVKKFSSLTETLYPPKGRQASRPSSVQYVPEQQEILPPNDSLSSSESAGSFLKEVDRDIEQIVKCTDTKRENLNEVVSALTAQQIRFEPDNKNIQRKDPYYGADWGIGWWTAVVIMLIVGIITPVFYLLYYEILAKVDVSHHSTVDSSSHLHSGVTPPSQQREMENGIGPTKGIPFGQHDHKLYSQDSQSPAAQHKT